The Schistocerca americana isolate TAMUIC-IGC-003095 chromosome 5, iqSchAmer2.1, whole genome shotgun sequence genome includes a window with the following:
- the LOC124615667 gene encoding UPF0449 protein C19orf25 homolog, with amino-acid sequence MFSTEMFKKKPNIPPRPSPPGISQLLADLDNSDSDDIVFQRNKLALENLLNEIENSEEDSGAGDDENDPEKLYLRVKNFVETNNILHEYVKTLEQQNDNLQICDAELKRIAEEIRKQAQQALK; translated from the exons ATGTTTTCGACAGAAATGTTTAAGAAGAAACCAAACATTCCTCCACGACCATCTCCCCCAGGAATATCTCAGTTATTAGCAGATCTAGATAACTCGGATAGTGATGACATTGTTTTCCAGAGAAATAAACTTGCTTTAG AAAATTTGCTGAATGAAATTGAAAACAGTGAAGAAGACAGCGGTGCTGGCGATGATGAAAATGACCCAGAAAAATTGTATCTGCGggtgaaaaattttgtggaaacaAATAATATACTGCACGAATACGTGAAAACATTGGAGCAACAAAATGACAACCTTCAAATCTGTGACGCTGAATTGAAACGAATAGCGGAAGAGATACGGAAACAGGCGCAACAAGCGCTAAAGTGA